Within the Gracilinema caldarium DSM 7334 genome, the region CACTCCTTAAGTGCTTGTTTTTAGGATTCTGGATGAGCCTGGCCCTAGTGATCCTGCGGCGCCATGGCCTGAAGCTCCGATTGAAGTTCCGGATAGCCTGGGCATGGGGCCAGTAAAAAAGCCAGCCGTTCCATCAAAACCGAAGGGTCAAGGCCGGTAAGACGGGAAAGTTCATCAATATATTGATGAACCTGTTCCTGTGCCCCCGCCTTTGTTCCGCTGATACCACACTGCCAGTGGGCCGCCAGGCTTTTCAGCTTTTCGTAGGGCAGATCCTTCCGGAGGAGGTTGAGCAGGGCCCGGGACTGGAGCATGTTCTCTAGACAGCGATCGGGATGCACCTGCAGGGCGGGCAGAAGATCCCGGGACAGGGCTGTAAGGGCCCGTTCAAGGTCGGTGCCTGCGTCGATAAAGGCATCGACCATAAAGGGGGTAAAGGCATTCAGCTGAAGAAAGCCCTCCTCGGTATAGTGCACAATGGAAGCTGCACGATGTTGAGCCCGAATAGCGAGTCCCATGGCATATTCAAGCAGAACCGGATTGGTTTTTACCGGCATGGCGGTGGAGCCCCATTGCAGGGCGGGATGTTCCAGTTCCCCCACCACAGTGGATGTATAAAACATGAGGTCTCTGCAGATTTTTATCAGGTTTGTCCCCACCAGGGCAAACCCGTTGGCGACCTCCGCAAAATCATCCCGCTGTGCAACCGCATCGGTCAGGTTCTGGCTCCGCTGAAGGGGAAGGCCTGTCAGGCGGCGCAGGTGCTGTTCTGCAGAAAAAAGATAAACCGGGGAAGCGCCGTGGCCTGTACCGGTGGCGGTTCCCCCAAGCGGAATAGTCCGTATTCGTTCCTTGAGCTTGCCCAGGCGCCAGCGGTCCCGCTCGGCAGAACCGGCCCAGGCGGAAGCCACCTGGGAAAGGTCCATGGGAAGGGCATCCTGACATTCGGTGCGGCCCATGATGGTAATACCGCGCCAGGCCTGTTCCCGTGCTACCAAAGCCTCCTGCAGATCAATGACCGCCCTTTCGAGACTCTGAAGGCGCCTGAAAATGACGATAATGGCGGCGGTACTGACCACATCGTTGGTAGATTGGGATCGGGCCCCATCATCGAGGAAATGAAACAGATCGGTCCTTCCCAGCCGCTGTCCCACTTCATCCGCCAAAACTTCGCAGATATTCATATGCAGGCTCGTTCCAGCCCCACCCTGGGCGAGGTTCAGGGGGAATCGATGATCCAGCTTGCCAGCGCGGATATCTCCCAGGACCTGACAGACCGAATCAAAGACCGGCTCCGGCCAGGGCCTTTCCGTATCCTGCAAGGCCCGGAGAGCCGCTTCCTTAACTTCCGCCAGAGCCTGAATAAACTCTGGCGGGGTCTGGCCCTGGCCGAAATTACGGATTGCCGCCTGGGTTTGGGGGCAGTTATGCACATCGTAGTTATGTTCATCAAAATTATGTTCATTATTATTGATGGAAACCTTACTCATCCTTCACTGCTCCTGCACGCACTGTGGTCACCACCGGCAGGGCATCGCCCCGTTCCCAGCTGAGACGAAGTCCCCGGCCCATAACCCGAACCGAGAGACAACCCACACACTGAAAGCCCGATTCATCAATACAAATCTTACCGGGATATAACAGGTAGTGTTTTTTATGCACCACCGGGGTGATGTTCGGCATGAGCACATTGGCCCCCGCTTCGAGCATCTGTTCCCGGCCTTCCGGGTGGATGGTCCCTGCGGCAGTAGTAGCCGGGATATGACAGGCCGGAAGCGCAAGCCTGAGCAGTGCCGTAGCCCGGACGGCCCGTTCCAGATCACCTCCGGCCGCATCCCGAAGGGGCGTTTCCGGATGGGGTATAAAGGGCCCTACCCCACCCATCTCCATTCCGAGGCGCTGGGCAAGGAGTACATTGTTGATGAGGGTCTCCCCGGTCTCGCCGGGCAGGCCTGTCATGAAACCGGAACCGAGCTGGAGCCCCGCCGCCCGGACATCCTCAAGAGCCTTAAGCCGCTGTTCCAGGCTGAGGCCGTTCCGGAGATAGCGGTGCAGTTCCGGATCGGCGGTCTCGAACCGCATCAGGTAGCGGTCAGCCCCCGCCGCCTTCAGTTCCTCATACTGGCGGCGGCTTCTGATACCGAAGCTCAAGGTAATGGCAGCCTCCGGCCCGGCGGCGGTCCGGGCGGTTTCGGCCAGGCGCAGAAGGCCATCCCCCGCAAGGGCCGGGTCTTCGCCCCCCTGCAGCACAAAGGTCATAAAGCCGGCCCGCCGCCCCGCCGCTATGGTCGCAGCCAGTTCTTCATGGCTCAGCCGGTACCGGACCGCCCTTGTGTTGCTCCGCCGGATGCCGCAATAAAGGCAGTCCATGGCACAGTGATTGGTTACTTCGATAAGGCCCCGGAGGAGGACCTTGTTGCCGTGAACCCTGTCGGCGGCTGCCCGAGCTAGGGCCTTCAGTTCTTCAAGAGGCAGCCGGGCCAGTTCCCGGATTTCGGACTCGCTTGCGGCGGATATACTGGCAATAGACGCCTGCGGGGTGCCGGGACCGCGGATAAGCTGCGCAGGATCGGCGCTTCCGTTCATCAATATGGAGCTTATAGCGGCTTTACTCATAGATACAGGTCCCGGGCTCCCGCTTCGGTTTCCTTAAGGGCCTTTTCCAGGTACACCTTACCCTTGGTGGTGGCCTCCTCTTTCATCCGCTCAATGAGGGCCAGGCCCTTTTCCCGGGTTGCGGGGCTTGCATAGTCGTAGAGGTATTCCGCAAAGGACACGAGCCCATTGGGGAGGCAGAACTCCTTGATAAGCCCCGGCTTTGCCAGATCCATAAAATCTGCCCCGGTCCGCCCCTTTCGGTAACAGCCGGTGCAGAAACTGGGTACATAGCCGTCATCGATAAGGTCCGATATGGTTTCTTCCAGGCCCCGCAGGTCTCCGATAGCGAACTGGGCGGGGTGCTGATGCTCTTCGGCGGAGCCCTTCTGTGCATTCTGTTCATCCTCATAGCCCCCCGGATCGGTCCGGGAACCGGCGGAGATTTGGCTCACCCCGTAGGCCAGAAGTTCCTTGCGGAATTCGGTCCGTTCCCGGGTAGAAAGGATGATCCCCACCGATGGCCGGGCGATACGGAGGATGGCCACGATTTTACGGAAGTCATCATCGGAGACCGGGTTCGGCACCACCTCAGCCCAGGGTGCCCCCGGAGCATATTCGATGCGGGGGACGCTCACCGTGTGGGGTCCCCAGCCGAAGGTTTCTTCCAGGTGCCGGGCATGTTCCAAGAGGGCCACCAGTTCATAGCGCCAGGAACCTAGCCCAAAGAGGGCGCCGAGGCCGATGTCATCACAGCCCCCTTCCATAGCCCGGTCCATCACATAGAGCCGGTAGAGGTAGTCTGCCTTGGGCCCTGACGGATGGGCCCGCCGGTATAGCTCCGGGTCATAGGTTTCCTGAAAACAGACATAGGTGCCGATTTGAGCCTGCTTGAGCGCCCGAAAGCCTTCTACATCCAAAGGAGCTAGCTCCACATTGATGCGCCGAACCCGGGCGGTACCTACCCGTACCGCATAAACCGTTTCGATAGCCTTAAGGGTATAGTCCAGCGACTGTTTTGGAGATTCGCCGCAGATAATGAGGAGCCGTTTATGACCCTGGGAAAGAAGTATCTCTGTCTGATGGGCAATCTCATCCATGGAAAGGACAACCCGTTTCATATCCCGGTTATCCACACGGAAGCCGCAATAGACACAATTATTAACGCAGTAATTTCCTGTATACAGGGGCGCAAAAAGGACCATCCGCTTGCCGTAAATCTGCTCCTTTACCCAGCCTGCGGTTGCCAGCAGGGCTTGCATCTGGTCAGGGTCGCTGATGGCCGCCAGTTCCGCCGCTTCTTCCGCAGTAAGACCCTGCAAAGTCCGGGCCTTTGCAAGAATTGCATCGACCCGATCTGGGGTCGGCGCGGGAAGCCGGGACAGTTCAGAAAGCTTGTTATAGTCCAGAAAGGTTGATGGATGAACAGAGCTGGCTCTGTCTGCTCCTGTGTGGCTTGCCGCAGCCGCCACCGGTTCATCAAGATGGTTCAGTGTTTTCATTGGCATCCTCCCGATATCCCGTCAGAACCGACTTGACCTGAACGCCCGCCAGGCGCCCCAGGGGGCCCGTAAGGGCACCGATCTGGTCTGTCGTTCCTTCGACGACGAGGGAAATAACCTGGACACCCTTGTCCCGAAAGGGCATGCCCAGTCTTCCCTGTATGATGTGGTTGTGGGATGAGAGGATGTGATTAACCTGGTCGACCGACTCGCGGCCTTGAATAAGGATGGCTACAACGCCAATTCTCTTCTCCATTGGAAACTCCTTTGGATCTGATATGGACAGATGAAGTACACCTTGAGGTTGGGACAATCCTCCCTCTCAGTGGCTCTTATTATATCGATTATTTTTTATCGAGTCAAGGGTGAGGCAGCACCGGAGCCTGGGCTGGTTATGTTACCGTTAGTGGGGGGCCCGTCTGGGGAAACTACGGGGGCCCCTGTATCCCCGTAGTTTTCCCAGACACCCCCTGTTACCGGTTCTCACCCGCCCAGGCTCCGCCCTTTAGCGGAGGGGGGAGAAGGACGGAAGCGGGAAGCTATAAGGAAATTTTGAAACAAATACGAGGGTAGCCGCAGGGAACCTGAGCGGCGGATGGGAGTAAGGGTTTACCATCGCTGAAAGTGTGGGAAGGGGGCTTACGAAAAAAGTAGCATGGGGTGTCTGTGGGAAATATGGGGGATTCAGGGGGTCCCCCATATTTCCCACAGACAGGACCCCTAGTACAATTATATGAAGCCCCCTTCCCGCAAGTGGAAAATTATGATTGCCTGCTTCTTACCTCTAGTGCTATCATTATTTCATGCAACAGTCCCACGACCGGGGATACCGGACCTTATTTACAAATGTTGAGCTCGTCCAGCAGTTACTCGAGTCCTTTGTCCATGAAAGTTGGGTCAAGGATATCGATTTTTCTCAGGCATCCCTGTTTGACACTTCTATCATTTCTCCGGTCTATCAAAAAACTGAATCTGATGTTATCTGGCGTCTCCCCCTCTTTTCTGGTTCCGAAATATACCTCCTGCTCCTCCTGGAGTTCCAATCTAAGGTCGACCCCTTCATGGCCTTCAGGATGCTACAGTACATCATACAGATCTATCACAGCTTAAGAAAGCAAAACCCTAAGCTCACGAGCTTTCCACCGGTTTTTCCTGTGGTACTCTACAACGGTGAAAAACCCTGGACTGCTCCGGTACAATTTGCAGACCTGGTCTATCCGCAGATTGGGGGGACCTATATTCCTCAGTTCCAGTATTTTAAGCTTGCGGAGAACGAATTTAAGCGGGAAGAGCTTTTGCGTCTTAAAAACCTGATAAGTGCCCTGTTTTTAATAGAAACATCGACGGTAGAAGACTATCCCTCGACAATAGAACAAATTGTGGATATATTAGAAAAGGTAAGTCCTGACTTGTATAAAGAAATAGTCCGGTGGTTATGGCACACCATAGGCCAGGAAGCGCCGCCAGAACTGGATAAACTCCCCAGAACGAAGGAGGTACCGACGATGTTAGCGGCTGAACTGCAGAGAGAACGGGAAGCAATACGACAGAAAAGTTTACTCGAAGGACTCCAGAAAGGTAAACTTGAAGGTAAACTTGAAGGTAAGCAAGAAGGCAAACTCGAAGGAATACTTGAAAACAAGAAAGAAACCGCCCGTAAGTTAAAAGCCCGCGGTATGGCTGTACAGGATATTGCTGATATTACCGGCTTAAGTATTGAACTGATTCAGACTTTATAACGGTTCCGGAGCCTGGGCGGGTTGTAGACAAGTTGCTGAGGGGTCCTGGCACTGCGAACATAGGGGCCCTTTAATTCCCTATGTTCTCCGCGCCACCCCCCAGCACCATTTCTCACCCGCCCAGGCTCCGGCTTTCAGCGGAGGGGGGGCCTGGCTTCAGCATCCATGCTGACGCAGAACTCTAGCAACAGAGTTCTGCGGGAAAATAGTGGCCCGACATCCCTGTCGGGCGGGGTCCCCTTAGTCCCCGTAGTTTCCCCAGCCACCCCCTGTTACCGTTTCTCACTCGCCCAGGCTCCGGGCTTTTTGCGGAGGGGGAGAGAGATGAAAATTAGGGGTTAACAGCTATTTCTTTTTGCTGCGATAGAATAAACCGCATTATCTTCTCTTATGGAAATAACAATAATTCTCATAATATCCTCATTTTTAACAGTATCAAGCTTATAAACAAATCTTAGCCCTAAACCTTTAAGCTTAATTTTAAAAAGCCCGGTTAAATTTTTATTATTTTTGTTACCTAGCGGTTTTCCATATCCACCTTCTGTAAAAGGTTTTGGATTCTCTGAAACTTTAATTATTGCTTTTAATACAATTTTTCTTTGAGAACCATCTAATTGCTCTAGTTCTATCTTTGCCTCTGGATGATATTCGATTTTCCACATGGATTACTCCAGATCAACATCAATTTCCTTTAGATCATCCTCAGAAATATTCATATCTTTCAAAATGTCTTCATGGGAGATATAGTCCACTTTTTGCGATAATCTTTTATTTGCCTCAAGAAGTAATAAGGCGTCTTCATATTTTTCCATCATTTCCTGGTATTCCTTTGGGCTAATTAAAACGCATTCCGGCGCATTATTCTTTACAACTATTTTTATCCCCTTCGTTTTAACTTCTTTAAAAATTTTATTTGCCTCACCTTTATTAAACCGGCTAATAGGAACTATAGAATCTAAAAGATTCACTGCCTTAAAAACAGCCATCATCTCCCCCAATACGCAGGTATTATATACAATATTTTAATTTACATATTTATTGTTAATTATAACGATATATTTATTAATTTTCAACCAAAACAGTTATACCAGTTCCGGAGCCTGGGCGGGTTTTCTACCTTGGACTGGGGGTCCTGTCTGCAGCATCCGTGCTTCAGCATCCCTGCTGACGCAGAAATCTGGCAACAGAGTTCTGCGCGCATGTGGTAGCCCGACATCCCTGTCGGGCGGGGATCATGGGGTCCCCAGACTGTACCAAGGCAGGACCCCCGGTAAAATTTAAAAAACTCCCTTTCCGCAATTAAGACAGCCTGGCTTTTACCAATTATTCACCGCAGCGTAAAGGTAAAGCCATTCAGGACGGTGCTGGTGGCCCGATTGCCTCTGAGGATCTCGGTCATGGGCAGATAGTGGCCCTGGTCTAAGAGACTGATAAAAATACTTCCCGTATCGGGATTGATAATCCAGTACTCCCGCACACCGGAGCGCTCATAGGCCTGTTTCTTTATTGTTAAATCCTTGTAGGCGGTGGAATCGGAGAGAACCTCCACAATAAAGTCCGGTGCGCCATGGATGCCGTCGTCTTTGATTTTCTCAGAATCACAGACCACAAAGACATCGGGTTGAACCACGGTCTCCTCATTTTCAGCCGATGCATCAGGCAGATATACATCGACGGGGGATATAAAGGGCTGGCAAGGTTTCCCTTCCAGAAAATTAAAAAGTGACGCAGCAAATTGTAAGGTCAACCGCTGATGAGGTACCCGCAGTGCAGGGCTCATATTGTAGGCCACACCACCGATGAGCTCCCAGCGTTCATCCCCGGGCCAGGCATTCCGCTGTGCAATGGTAAAGCGTTCACCCTGTTTAAGTGCGGATGTACCCTCTATTTCAGACATGTAAGGCCTCCTTAATATTCTTCAAAATCACTATCAGAAACCGAAATATCTCCTTTAATTACTCTGCCACTGCCATTTTCTTCATTTGAATTCAGCGGGATATCAATATTGTTACGAATCTCAGTTGATTCGAGCTTTGTAACATTTGAAAGTTTGGAGCTAACCCGTTGAGGTTGATAGGAAACCGGTAAGGCTTCTCTGCTTATATTTACTTTCGATTTATTTTCCATAACAAAGGATGAGGGGTTCTCTTCCAGGCGCAAATAATTAATTGTTTCATGTAATCGTTGTGATTGGGTCATCAATTCTTCTGCTGTAGTTGCAAGTTGTTCACTGGCTGCAGCATTATGTTGAATTACCGTATCAAATTGTATAACCGCTTGATTAATCTGCTCAATGCCCGCACTTTGTTCTCGACTCGCTATAGAAATTTCCTGGACCAATTCACTGGTTTTTTGAATACCGGGAACAATTTTATCAAATAACTGCCCTGCATTTTCAGCGATGCTGACGCTGCGGGATGTTAAAATTCCAATCTCCTTTGTAGCTTCTTTTGAACGATCTGCTAATTTGCCAACCTCTTTGGCAACTACAGAAAAACCTTTTCCTTGTTCACCCGCACGGGCTGCTTCAATGCTTGCATTAAGAGAAAGCATATTGGTCTGCCGGGCAATTTCTTCAATTATTCCGATTTTTTGTACAATTTCTTTCATAGCCTCAACAGTCTCTTTCACTGCCCCTGCCCCATTTTGAACATCCTTGCTTGCCTGGGTTGCGATTTTTTCTGCTACCATTGCATTTTCTGCATTTTGTTTGATATTTGCAGCAATTTCTTCGATAGCAGAAGATATTTCTTCCGCATTCGAGGCTTGTTCAGTAGCTCCCTGAGAAAGACTTTGTGAACTCTGACCAATCTGTTGACTTCCTTGAGCAACTTGCAGTGATGCACTCTGAATTCCGATGATAATCGAACGAAGGTTTTCCACCATTTTTTTCATCGATAATCCTAGAGCATCTTCTGCTGAAGAAAGCGGTATCTCTACATAAAGATTTCCCTTCCCAAGTTGGTCAAGAATATCCGCTTTATTTTGAAGAGAATGAATCATCGTTGCAAAGGCTCGAGAAAAACGGTCCTTTTCACTTGCAATTCGTACTTCCTGATCCATAATGCCATCGGCAATAGCTAAGGCTATTTTTTCCTTTTCTTGAATATAGTTAATCATATCAATCATTGCACGCCCTGTTGCACCAAGTTCATCTTTACGGCGGGCTATAGTTCGGAAGGTTTTTTGATCAATATCTTCTAAAGCAATATCCCCAAACGAAATATGAGAAGCGACGGTCGTTGTATAATGAATCGGCCGACCGATATGGATGCTCATCAGAATAGTTATTCCAATGATAAAAACTAGGGTTATACAAAAGATGAAAACAAGAAATAAAATTGCTCCCTGAAAGGTATGTACAGCCTGGTCAGCTATTTTTTGGGCATTTCCGTTTACTAGATCCTGAAGCTTATCAATTTCATTTCGCATAGCACTAAACAGCTCTTTCGCTTTTCCAAATGCAAGATCTCGAGCCTGAAAACGCAACTTAGGATCAGCAGATGAGGCTAATTCAATTACCTTTCGAGCTTCCTTTTCCCACTGAGATCGAGCTGAAAGATAAGCCTGAAATCCTTCTTGTTCTTCAGAGGTCTTTGCAAGTTTATGATATAGTTCAGAACGGTCGAGAGATTGTTTAAAATTTTCTTCCCAGCTTGCGAGGCTCTTCTTAAACGCATCCTCTTGAGGGGATAATAACAAGAGATTTCTTTCTGCCTCAATTAATTGATAGAGGTCCCTATCAGCTTGATCCAAATTATCTATAGAAATGGTAATATTTTTAGCGTAATCATCAAAATGACCAAGCAGCGACACCATTGTAGAATAGCTTAATACAGAGATGCCAACCATACAAAGCGCTATTACACTATAGCTTATACTTAATTTATATCCAATCTTCATAGGTCATCTCCTTTTCTTTTGGTTAATACAAGTATAAAAGAAAAAGATTTTAATGCAAATAAATAGATGAACTACTCCTGGATCGCCGCAACATCCGTTCTTTGCAGAGAAAACTGGGCCTTGCGTTTCAGCATCCCGATGACCAGCTGTTCATGGCCACGGTCCGGCAGGATGTAAAATTTTGGCCCCGCAGGGGAGATGCTCCACAACCGAACCCTGCTGGAATCGGCAGGGCTTGAACTCCCCCTGGGGTTTCAGAAAAGATAGATACTTTATTTTATCAAAAGATCATACACTTCCTGGGCACTCTTGGCTTGCTGCAGCAGGGTTCTTGTTTTTTCATCTCCTAGCACAGCCCCCAGGCTTGCCAGAACCTGCATATGGGGAGCCTCTTCACCAGAGGGAGTAAGGATCATAGCCAGAATGTGTACCTGACTTCCATCTATGGTCTGGAAATCGATACCCCGTTTATGAATACCGATCGCCAGGGTCTGTGTATTCACACCAGCGGTTCGAGCGTGGGGCAGAGCGATACCATGCTCCATACCGGTGCTCATCCGTTCTTCCCGGTCAATGATATCTTTCATTAATTGATTTTTATCACTGACTTTTCCAGCCCTCTCCAACAGGTCCACCAATTCTTCAATAACCTCATATTTGGTGTCCCCTTTAAGCTCTGTGGTAATACAATTAAGATCCAATATCTTTTTGAATGCCACATCTTTCCGGCCGGTCTGCACATGCAATTCCTGACGTAATTTTTCAGGGTCAAAGCTTTCCTTTAATTTCTCAAAATTGCTGTCCAGTTGAACCATGACTTCATGAAGCATCGATTTAACCAGTGAAGCATCTACAGGGTCGGTTTCAATTCGAATGGTTTTATCATTGGTAACAAGGGAAAAGGAAATATCACCCTTCCGGATATGGCTAATTTCGTCCCGGATGCTCATGTGCTGAACAAAAAATCCTTCCCGTTCCAATTCCCTCAGGAAGGTTGATGAAACGAGCTCAGCCAGTTCACGGGTGGGAAGAACAATTTCGATACTTTCAGTCTCATTCCCCTTGGCTTCCTTTTTCGTGCCCTGGCCGCCCTTGGTAAGAGCCACGTTGAGCAAAGGCGGAGCTACGATACTGGTTACCATGGTCATAAGAATACTGACACCAAAAATAGAAGGTTCAAGAACACCTGCAGCAAGCCCAATTCCAGAAATGATCAAGGCGACTTCTCCTCGAGGAACCATACCTAAACCAATGCGCAGGGCACCGCGGAAGTTGAATCCTAAAAAGAGGGCAGGTAATCCTGCACCAATAATCTTCGCGATGATTGCAAAAAGAGTATAGACACCACCGAAAACAAGCACTGGAGGGGACAGCATTTGACGGACATCTACCATCATACCCATCACAGCGAAAAAAACTGGTACAAAGAAATCGTAGAGAGGTTTAGTTTTATCCATGATGAGATAGGCAATATCGGTTTTTGAAAGACTCACTCCAACGATATATGCACCGATAATCATGGCAAGGCCCTGCATTTCAAAAAACCCTGCTAAAATGAGAGCGAGCCCTAAGGCTAATATGGGATAGTGGGCATCACCACCAATTTTTTTGAGCCCTTCTCCAAGCTTTTTACCAAATACCAAACCAAGAGCGGTAAAACCAAGCCATAAACCAAAGGCTTTTAATGCAATAGACCCAATTCCCCAGGCTGAAAGCCCTCCAGCCTGATGACCTGTAATTACTGCAACTACACCCATAACGATGGCCAACAGCACAATACCGATAACATCATCGAAGACCGCGGCTGCAAGAATGGTAACTCCCTCGGGAGAATCCATTTTCTTTTTATCTGACAATATCCGTGCGGTAATACCAACACTGGTGGCTGTGCTCATAATACCAAGAAACATCGAACTGGGAGCAAAAAAAGATTGTCCCATAAACAGGGCACCTAAGCCAGCCCCAAATATATAGGAACTGATCACACCACCTAAGCCTATGAGCCCTCCAGCAACGGAGTAGTTCAGAAACATATCGATATCGGTCTCCAATCCAGAAGAAAAAAGGAGGATAATAGAAGCTACCGTCGCAAAGGCATAGAGTACAGGACTCACTGCAAAGCCATCATAGGCCAGGAAGAGTCCATGAGGGAAACCAGGCAGAGGCAAAGAACCCAATGCATAGGGACCAATAATAACGCCGGTAAGTAATTCACCGATTACCGAGGGCATTCCAATTTTAGCGGCCAGAGCTCCACCAGCGCGGACTGCAAAAATAACAATACCCAGTTCGAGTACCAGGGAGGTCATTTGCACCGTCAAATCCGATTCGCCGCCAGTATTTGCAAAGAGCAGTACCGAAGCCCCCACAAGCAAGAATAACATAAGAAAGAAACGTTTCATTTGTTCAACCTCTGGGGAATTATTCTATTATTTTCTCTGTATTAATACAATACCGTTAAATACCGTTTGTTTTTCATATTGATGTTACATTGCTCAAAGGGGCAGCTCGCTTTTTAAAAGCCATGTAACATGATACAATTAATTATTCCCATATAATTTACGCTTTTCGTATTATTTTTTTGCTTTACTACGTTTTTAGTATATAATTACCCTTATTACGGCATCTAATACCTACAGGTTTTAGATGCGACCCTCAGGGAGGATAGCCTATGAAGATCGGTTGTGTGAAAGAAATAAAGAAACATGAATACCGGGTGGGACTTACCCCGTCCTGCGTGGCAGCCTATGCAGCTCGGGGACATGAGGTCTATATACAAAACGGAGCCGGGGAAGGAGCTGGTTTTGAGGATGCTGAATATGCCGCCGCCGGAGCCATACTCATGTCAAAACCGGAGGATATTTATGGCTTCTGTCAGATGATTGTAAAGGTCAAGGAGCCTCAGCCATCAGAATACCCCCTGCTCAGAGAAGGGCAGATTCTCTATACCTACCTGCATCTGGCGGCAGATGAGTCACAGACCAAGGCCCTGTTACACAACAGGGTAACCGCTATTGCCTATGAAACGATCCGGCTCGATGATGGCAGTCTTCCCTGTCTTGCCCCCATGAGCGAAATTGCAGGGCGGCTCAGCGTACAGGAAGGGGCCAAGTATCTGGAACGGCCCTTCGGCGGCAGGGGGATACTCCTGGGAGGTGTTCCCGGCGTTCAGCGGGGCAAGGTTGCCATTCTCGGCGGCGGGGTGGTGGGCACCAATGCGGCCAAAATCGCCCTGGGGATGGGCGCTGAGGTAACCATCCTGG harbors:
- a CDS encoding cation:proton antiporter, whose product is MKRFFLMLFLLVGASVLLFANTGGESDLTVQMTSLVLELGIVIFAVRAGGALAAKIGMPSVIGELLTGVIIGPYALGSLPLPGFPHGLFLAYDGFAVSPVLYAFATVASIILLFSSGLETDIDMFLNYSVAGGLIGLGGVISSYIFGAGLGALFMGQSFFAPSSMFLGIMSTATSVGITARILSDKKKMDSPEGVTILAAAVFDDVIGIVLLAIVMGVVAVITGHQAGGLSAWGIGSIALKAFGLWLGFTALGLVFGKKLGEGLKKIGGDAHYPILALGLALILAGFFEMQGLAMIIGAYIVGVSLSKTDIAYLIMDKTKPLYDFFVPVFFAVMGMMVDVRQMLSPPVLVFGGVYTLFAIIAKIIGAGLPALFLGFNFRGALRIGLGMVPRGEVALIISGIGLAAGVLEPSIFGVSILMTMVTSIVAPPLLNVALTKGGQGTKKEAKGNETESIEIVLPTRELAELVSSTFLRELEREGFFVQHMSIRDEISHIRKGDISFSLVTNDKTIRIETDPVDASLVKSMLHEVMVQLDSNFEKLKESFDPEKLRQELHVQTGRKDVAFKKILDLNCITTELKGDTKYEVIEELVDLLERAGKVSDKNQLMKDIIDREERMSTGMEHGIALPHARTAGVNTQTLAIGIHKRGIDFQTIDGSQVHILAMILTPSGEEAPHMQVLASLGAVLGDEKTRTLLQQAKSAQEVYDLLIK
- the ald gene encoding alanine dehydrogenase, translated to MKIGCVKEIKKHEYRVGLTPSCVAAYAARGHEVYIQNGAGEGAGFEDAEYAAAGAILMSKPEDIYGFCQMIVKVKEPQPSEYPLLREGQILYTYLHLAADESQTKALLHNRVTAIAYETIRLDDGSLPCLAPMSEIAGRLSVQEGAKYLERPFGGRGILLGGVPGVQRGKVAILGGGVVGTNAAKIALGMGAEVTILDVRASRLAYLDDVFHGAVSTLYSTDANIRRVISESDLVIGAVLIPGARAPKLIRREHLGLMKKRSVIVDVAVDQGGCVETTRPTTHDNPIYEVDGIIHYCVANMPGAVALTSTLALTSTTLPFGLEIAEKGAEAACRENPAIRRGLNTYKGHLTCKEVALAFNMPWTEAEQLL
- a CDS encoding HAMP domain-containing methyl-accepting chemotaxis protein, producing MKIGYKLSISYSVIALCMVGISVLSYSTMVSLLGHFDDYAKNITISIDNLDQADRDLYQLIEAERNLLLLSPQEDAFKKSLASWEENFKQSLDRSELYHKLAKTSEEQEGFQAYLSARSQWEKEARKVIELASSADPKLRFQARDLAFGKAKELFSAMRNEIDKLQDLVNGNAQKIADQAVHTFQGAILFLVFIFCITLVFIIGITILMSIHIGRPIHYTTTVASHISFGDIALEDIDQKTFRTIARRKDELGATGRAMIDMINYIQEKEKIALAIADGIMDQEVRIASEKDRFSRAFATMIHSLQNKADILDQLGKGNLYVEIPLSSAEDALGLSMKKMVENLRSIIIGIQSASLQVAQGSQQIGQSSQSLSQGATEQASNAEEISSAIEEIAANIKQNAENAMVAEKIATQASKDVQNGAGAVKETVEAMKEIVQKIGIIEEIARQTNMLSLNASIEAARAGEQGKGFSVVAKEVGKLADRSKEATKEIGILTSRSVSIAENAGQLFDKIVPGIQKTSELVQEISIASREQSAGIEQINQAVIQFDTVIQHNAAASEQLATTAEELMTQSQRLHETINYLRLEENPSSFVMENKSKVNISREALPVSYQPQRVSSKLSNVTKLESTEIRNNIDIPLNSNEENGSGRVIKGDISVSDSDFEEY